Sequence from the Deltaproteobacteria bacterium IMCC39524 genome:
GGCTGGAGGCTGGAGGCTGGAGGCTGGAGGCTGGAGGCTGGAGGCTGGAGGCTGGAGGCTGGAGGCTGGAGGCTGGAGGCTGGAGGCTGGAGGCTGGAGGCTGGAGGCTGGAGGCTGGAGGCTGGAGAATCTATAAAATTATGATGATTTTTAACAAGCTTTTTCACGCCACAGGGGCCTAAATGACACAGCAGGTCTCCAGAACAGCGACCCTCCTGGTCGTCTGCACCGCCCACTTCTTGATGCCCTTCATGATGTCTGCGGTCGGGGTTGCACTGCCTGCTATCGGCCGTGATTTCAACGCCAGTGCCATGCAGCTAGGGCTGGTGGAAACCACTTATGTCCTTTCGGCGTCGATTTTCCTCTTAGCCATGGGCCGTATGGGCGACATCTACGGCCGCCGCCGCATCTTCCAGTACGGTATCGTCGTCTTTACCCTCGCCGGAGGACTGCTCTCCCAGGCCTGGTCGATTGAATCGATGATTGTCATGCGCTTTTTACAGGGCATGGGCGGTTCCATGGTTATGGCGACCACCTTCGCTATCGTCGTTTCCGTTTTCCCTGCCGAAGAACGCGGCAAGGCCCTCGGTATCGCCGTAGCCAGCGTCTACGCTGGCATATCCTGCGGGCCCTTTTTCGGTGGGGCGCTGGTCACCGCTTTCGGTTGGCGTTCCATTTTCTATCTGGCCGTTCCGCTCGGCTTGGTCACTTTCGCCGTTTCCTGCGCCAAGCTGCGCGGCGAATGGGCCGAAGCCAAAGGAGAACCTTTCGACTGGCGCGGTAGCCTGGTTTACGCAGCTGCAATTCTGCTATTGATCTGCGGAGCCTCGAAATTGGACAAAGGTCTATGGGCCTGGCTGCTGGCTTTGTGCGGTACAGGGGGCTTGATCCACTTTCTGATTCTTGAATCGCACACCGAGTTCCCTGTTCTCAATGTCAACCTGTTGCGTAGCAACCGGGTGTTTGCCTTCTCCAACCTGGCGGCCATGCTCAATTACGCCGCAACGTTCGGGGTCACTTTTTTCCTGAGCCTCTACCTGCAATACGTCAAAGGCTTGAACCCCCGCGAGGCAGGAACCATTCTCATCATTCAACCAATCGTGCAGGCGGCCTTCTCACCACTCTGCGGACGACTCGCCGACCGTTTCTCCGCAGCCACCGTGGCGACCATAGGTATGGGCCTTTGTGCTGCCGGCCTCGCCATCGCCGCCAGTATCACGGCCACAACTTCGATATTGCTGGTCATGGTGATGCTGGCAACCCTGGGTCTTGGCTTTGCGCTCTTTTCCTCACCCAACATCAGCGTCATCATGGGCAGCGTGCCTCCCCGCTACCTTGGTGTCGCCTCCGGCCTCAACAGCACCATGCGCACCCTGGGCATGATGGGCAGCATGACGATTATCACCATCATCTTTTCAATCTTCATGGCTGACCAAGCCGTGACCACGCAGACTCAACCCCAGTTCCTCGCCAGCATGCACACTGCACTCGTAACCTTCTCGGCCCTCTGCATCGTCGGCATCTTCTTCTCAATTGCCCGCATTAAAAAGCAACCGGACCCGAAATAATCGCCCTAGCGGGCAAAAGCCACTGCAACAAATCGCGACAAACCGGAAAAACTCGGTAAGATTAAAATAAGACTTTACCGACAGGCTTAACTTCCGGAAATGCCATGAAGAGCCAGAAACCGAAGATATCTCCACTCTTTCTCAGCCAGTTTGAAGTTGACGAGACCGTACCCTTCCAGCGCCACCTGAACCGGCTCGAAGTTGAAATCGGCCAGGAAGACTACAGCCGGTTGAAGCGTGTTGAGTTGCTTGATGAGGTCCCGGATGAAGTCTCTTTTGCCAGCATGGTAGAGATCACCGAGCGTCTGCTGAAAAGCACCCAGAACAATTACAATCGTGTTCTTTTAAAGCGTCTGCAGGCTCGTATCTACCTCGACCCCATCCACTATTCCATCTACTACCGACTGCCGGATCGCTGCCTGCGCTTCGTCGCAACCTGGCGCAAGGAGGTCCTGCAGCGCTTCTTTGCCGAAGTCCCGACCAGCGATTCCGGTTGGCAGCCCTGCTCCCATGCCCTGCCTGAATTTGAAGCTCGCTTTCTACCGGACGCCGCAGGTGGCGTCCTGCTCTTGCGAAACTTGCAGCATGTCGACCGTCAACAGCGGCCTCTGATCACAGCAAGCCACGGCCCTTACGATCCGCACACCCTCGAGGTGACACTCTACTTCCTACGCACCGGCAAAGGCGGCTCGGCAATTATCAACCTCGGCTTTGCCGGGCGCGAGCCCTTAACCGATGAAAATCTTGCTCAACTGGAAGGCTGGGGGGTCCCACTCAACCCGAGCAATATCGACGTCATCTATCCCTACATTGATGAGCACGGCCATCCTTACTGCTACAAGCTCGAAGAAGGCTTGCCCGGCTATGTTGCCGAACTGGAGATAAGCTTACCGGACCTGGTGATAGATATTCATGGTTGTGTCGGGACTTTCACCGACGATCGGCGCGTCGTGGTGGGCCTCGGCGGCCTGCCGCCCTTCCGGATCCCCGAGCAACTTGGGGAGTTACACCGTAAAAAAGACGTCTTCTATCTCCAACCTCATAACGAGATGCAGCAAGGCCTGACCCTGGTGCGTGACCTCTCCGAGGAAATGTACGTACAGTTCTGTGCCGACACCCATCACTGTTACAACTTTGCACTGCTCGGCGGCATGCAGCTGCTCGGCACACAGATCGATCCGCGCATCGACACCGACAGCCTGCTCGAAGGGGAAGAGCGAGCTTTTTTACCGAATGAGGACCTACGCTGGCTGCCGGGCGCCGGAGCCAACGCCCTGCAGCGCATTGCCGCACACAAGCTCAACCCGGCCAGCCAATGCCTGCATGTCGAAATCCCTACCGCAGTACGCCGCAAGATGGTACTCAAATTACGTTCTCTGGAGATTGAGTCTTCGCTTGATGCCAGTGGTTTGTAATTTGAATTGCGGCGGGGGCCTTTGACGCAAAGACGCAAAGGGTAAAAAGAAACAAGACCAAAGATAATACGAGACAAGAACAGAAATCGGCCGCAGATAAAATCTGAAAACCTCTGATAAAGTCAGTATAAAAGGCCTTAAAGGTTTTGATTTGTATCCTGTTTTATCAGCGGCCAACAATGATTAAGCCTTGGCTTTTTTGCTCTTGTATTCTGGAAAAGCCTCACAAAAAAAGGCAGCCAACCGGCTGCCTTTTCGGTAACATAAACTCGCATGAACGAGTCTTTAGTAGATCACGATATAACCATGCTTAGTGGCAATGCTGGAGATTTCCAGAACATCTTCAATCTGGTAGGTCTCACCATCAAGCACGAAGGTGTAGCCACCGTCAGGGTTCTTTTTGGCGAGATCAATCAGGTATTCAAAGCTGGCCGTTTTTACTGTTTCCATAACGTCCTCCCCAGAGCTGGCTCAAGTCAGAGCAGAGCCATAACCTCTTTATGCAATTCCTTGTTGGCCGCAGCAACCACAAAGCCACCGCCGATCGGTGTCTTGCCGTCAGCATCGGTGATCACGCCCCCTGCGGCCTCTATAATCGGAATCAGCGGCACGATGTCGTAGGGTTGCAGGGTATCCTCAACCACCAGGTCGACCTGGCCGAGCGCCAACATGCAGTAGGAATAGCAATCGCCGCCAAAACGTTGCAGACGCGCTTTCTCAGAGACCCTGCGAAACGCTGCCAGGTTGTCCTGGTTGGCGAACATGCTCTCGTGGGTGCAATAGAGGAGTGCCTCTGCGAGGCGAACCTGCTGCCGTGACTGCATGGCGAGCGTCTGGCCCTTACCTTCTAAAAAAGCTCCGGCGGCACTGCCGTAAAAAAGCTCCCCCGTTGCCGGTTGATACATAAGCCCGACAAGAACCCGGTCTTCCTGCTGCAAACCGACCAGTATCCCCCAGGTTGGAAAACCGCTGATAAACGCTTTGGTACCGTCGATCGGATCGACGATCCAGTTGACCTCCGTGGTCCCGGGCGTTGCCCCGTCCTCTTCGCCGATCACCCCGAAATCAGGGCAGTAGCGAGTCAGCTCTTCACGCAGATAAGCCTCAACTTCTCGATCTGCCTGGGTCACAGGATCGAAGCTGCCTTTGCCGAGCTTGTTGTCCACAGCGAGTGTTTGACGGAAATAACGCAGGGCAATTTCACCGGCACCACGCACACCCTGTTTCGCAAAGCTCAAGGCCTCGGCAATATTCTGTTCTGTCAAAGGGGTCCTGTTCATAGCTTCGGGGTCCTGTAAACGAAAGATACTCTTCGAGGTATTCTATAGGAAAACAGGTTTCTCATCAAAACAAAGGTTTTACAATCAAGCCTTACTCTTTAACCAACAAGACAAAACCTATTTCACTCGCCTTTCGCTTCTCTCTGTGCCCTTCGTGCTCTCTGTGGTGAAAGCTTTTATATAAACAACGATTGAACTATTGCCGAGCCAGCCGCAAATTCTCCACATCGAACTCGAAGTTACTGCGATAGGGATTGATATCCAGACCTCCCCGGCGCGTGTAGCGAGCGTAGACTGTCAGCTTCTCCGGCTGGCAGAAACGCATCAGGTCGTTGTAAATCCGTTCAACGCACTGTTCGTGAAATTCATCATGTTGGCGGAAGGAGATCAGGTAACGCAGCAAAGCCTCCTGGTTGATTTTCGCACCCTGATAATGAATCAGGACACTCCCCCAATCGGGCTGACTGGTCACCAGACAGTTGCTTTTCAGAAGATGGCTATGCAGCGTTTCGTCAACCAGCGTCCCTGCATCTGCAGCGGCGTTAAGAAGTTCTTCATCCAGAGCGTAATTATCGACCTCAATATCAAGATCATCGATGCACTCCCCAGGCAATGTCGCAAATTTTTCTGCGGCAAACTCTGCGGCAGCCATTAATCGGACATCAACCGGCGCACCGGCGGCGCCTCCAAGATCCTGACTGATCAGGGCACGCACTGCTTCAAAATCGTCGAAACGGGTCTGGTTAAACGAGTTGAGATAGAGCTTGATCGATTTCGATTCGATCAGGTTGGACGATTCGCAGGGGATACGGAACTCACCCATGGCAACCACCGGTTTTCCCTGAGGGGTCAACCAGGAGAGTTCATAAGCGTTCCAGATATCCACACCGCGAAACGGTAAATCATCAGACAAGCCAAGCTCATCGCGCTTCAGTTGGCGAGGGATTGGGCAAAGCAGACCGGGATCGTACTCCGAGGTGTAGGTCGTAGCTTTCCCCAGTGGAAGATTGTCTTCAAATTCATTCATGGTATTCCCACTTTGCCAGATCAGGTGGCGATTTCAACTTAAAAAGACTGATTCTATAATCAAAAAAAGTTTAACGCAAAAGCGCAGGGGAAAAGCTTTTGCCTTAAGAGAAGAGATAAAACTGTTGAGCTTCAGCTTTTAAAAGGATCATTGATCGACCGCAGTCTCGGCTTCTTGTTCAGGCTCAGTTTCACTCAAAAGGTCGTCCCCAAGCGGTGCGTTCTTTTCAACAGGGTAACCATTTTCACGAATCAGACTTTGCAACTCTTCAATCCGGTCTTCCGGGTGCGGGTGTGAAGCCAGCAAGTAAGGAACGCGGCGACCGGCCTTCTTGCCCACCCGGGCGAAGAAATCCGTTGCGCCTCCGGCGTGTCCAAAGCTGTTCACCAACAGCTCTAGACCGAAGCGGTCTGCGTCTGATTCCTGCTGGCGCGAATAGCTGCTTTCGGTGACCAGGAAAAGGTTACTCACCAGGCGACTGATTGCGCTGTCTTCGCCAAACACCAACATGGCCGCAACGGTCAAACCTAGACCACGCCCCAGGCGTTTGAGGTGATCGCGATGGGCAAAGTGGCCCAACTCGTGAGCCAGCACCATGGCCAGCTCATTTTCCGACTCAGCCTGTTCCACCAGGCCGGAGAAAACCACGATATGGCCACCGGGCAGAGCCAGAGCGTTAACCTCCTCGTTTTTCACCAACTGCACTGTGAAGGTGTACTGGTGCAGAGGCGAATCTGCGGGCAGGTTATCGAGCAGCCTTTGCAAACGACGCCGCAAGGCCTCATCCTCGTTGGCCTCAAAGGAATCGACGAAAGGCTCACCGAGCCAGACTTCTGCCTTGATCGGAATTTTTGCTACGGCCAGATCGGCGGTAACGCCGAGGACCAGATAAAAGACCAGGGCCAGCAGCAGCATGCCACCGACCAGCCAGGCCAGTTCAGCCAGAGGATGGGTTTTCGAGACATTAAGATTTTCGTCGATATGTTTCGGGGTGAATTTCACGGCCGGTTCATGACCACTGCGGTACCATAGGCGAGTGCTTCGATACTGCCTACACTGTTCTTCTTGTTCGCAGAACGACCGATCGTCGACGTCTCGAGACGCAGGTTGACGATCATATGTGCGCCCTTGGACTTTGCTTCTTCCTTCATGCGCAGGATTGCTTCACGACGAGCACGATCGATCAGGGATTCATAAGCTTTGACCCGCCCACCAAAGAAGTTGCGCAGAATCGCCAGCAGCCGTTTGAAGTAGTCGTTGGAGACCACCATGCTGCCACTCACCAGGAACGACTC
This genomic interval carries:
- a CDS encoding M48 family metallopeptidase, with the translated sequence MKFTPKHIDENLNVSKTHPLAELAWLVGGMLLLALVFYLVLGVTADLAVAKIPIKAEVWLGEPFVDSFEANEDEALRRRLQRLLDNLPADSPLHQYTFTVQLVKNEEVNALALPGGHIVVFSGLVEQAESENELAMVLAHELGHFAHRDHLKRLGRGLGLTVAAMLVFGEDSAISRLVSNLFLVTESSYSRQQESDADRFGLELLVNSFGHAGGATDFFARVGKKAGRRVPYLLASHPHPEDRIEELQSLIRENGYPVEKNAPLGDDLLSETEPEQEAETAVDQ
- a CDS encoding YbjQ family protein, which gives rise to MLEGILGNLDLFLFLLFLVMGYSCGTIAEKRHYKSIIKREKELIKLMLVTAEGRFADGAVQESFLVSGSMVVSNDYFKRLLAILRNFFGGRVKAYESLIDRARREAILRMKEEAKSKGAHMIVNLRLETSTIGRSANKKNSVGSIEALAYGTAVVMNRP
- a CDS encoding MFS transporter, whose translation is MTQQVSRTATLLVVCTAHFLMPFMMSAVGVALPAIGRDFNASAMQLGLVETTYVLSASIFLLAMGRMGDIYGRRRIFQYGIVVFTLAGGLLSQAWSIESMIVMRFLQGMGGSMVMATTFAIVVSVFPAEERGKALGIAVASVYAGISCGPFFGGALVTAFGWRSIFYLAVPLGLVTFAVSCAKLRGEWAEAKGEPFDWRGSLVYAAAILLLICGASKLDKGLWAWLLALCGTGGLIHFLILESHTEFPVLNVNLLRSNRVFAFSNLAAMLNYAATFGVTFFLSLYLQYVKGLNPREAGTILIIQPIVQAAFSPLCGRLADRFSAATVATIGMGLCAAGLAIAASITATTSILLVMVMLATLGLGFALFSSPNISVIMGSVPPRYLGVASGLNSTMRTLGMMGSMTIITIIFSIFMADQAVTTQTQPQFLASMHTALVTFSALCIVGIFFSIARIKKQPDPK
- a CDS encoding inositol monophosphatase family protein, which encodes MNRTPLTEQNIAEALSFAKQGVRGAGEIALRYFRQTLAVDNKLGKGSFDPVTQADREVEAYLREELTRYCPDFGVIGEEDGATPGTTEVNWIVDPIDGTKAFISGFPTWGILVGLQQEDRVLVGLMYQPATGELFYGSAAGAFLEGKGQTLAMQSRQQVRLAEALLYCTHESMFANQDNLAAFRRVSEKARLQRFGGDCYSYCMLALGQVDLVVEDTLQPYDIVPLIPIIEAAGGVITDADGKTPIGGGFVVAAANKELHKEVMALL
- the queF gene encoding NADPH-dependent 7-cyano-7-deazaguanine reductase QueF (Catalyzes the NADPH-dependent reduction of 7-cyano-7-deazaguanine (preQ0) to 7-aminomethyl-7-deazaguanine (preQ1) in queuosine biosynthesis); the encoded protein is MNEFEDNLPLGKATTYTSEYDPGLLCPIPRQLKRDELGLSDDLPFRGVDIWNAYELSWLTPQGKPVVAMGEFRIPCESSNLIESKSIKLYLNSFNQTRFDDFEAVRALISQDLGGAAGAPVDVRLMAAAEFAAEKFATLPGECIDDLDIEVDNYALDEELLNAAADAGTLVDETLHSHLLKSNCLVTSQPDWGSVLIHYQGAKINQEALLRYLISFRQHDEFHEQCVERIYNDLMRFCQPEKLTVYARYTRRGGLDINPYRSNFEFDVENLRLARQ